A single window of Caldimicrobium thiodismutans DNA harbors:
- the vorB gene encoding 3-methyl-2-oxobutanoate dehydrogenase subunit VorB yields the protein MKGKKLLVKGVEAIALGALEGGCQCYFGYPITPQNEIPELMSAELPKRGGVFLQAESETSAINMVLGASAVGARVMTSSSSPGISLMSEGFSYLIALELPCVVVNVMRGGPGLGGIEASQGDYFQAVKAPGHGDGRFLVLAPYTCAEAYELTAKAFELADKYRNPVMILSDAILGQMKEPLEVKPLKIKNFAKEDWALTGAKDRPSRTIKSLFLDSKELAERNLKLKKKYKAMEREIRFEILSEGQEELMVIAFGSIARICKEAVLNLRSKGYGISFFRPVTLFPFPKKALCSALDSNEKKIKVLVFELNCGQMVEDVASALCGRAEVLSRFYPPSVLPFPEDIEREIKKCLNSLNFPKV from the coding sequence TTGAAAGGAAAAAAGCTACTTGTAAAGGGAGTTGAGGCTATTGCCCTTGGGGCTCTTGAAGGGGGATGTCAGTGTTATTTCGGTTATCCCATTACTCCTCAAAATGAGATTCCAGAGCTTATGTCTGCTGAGCTTCCCAAGAGGGGAGGGGTCTTTCTTCAGGCAGAATCTGAAACCTCGGCTATAAATATGGTGCTTGGGGCAAGTGCCGTTGGGGCAAGGGTTATGACAAGTTCATCAAGCCCGGGGATTTCCCTTATGAGTGAAGGGTTTTCATATCTTATTGCCCTTGAGCTTCCCTGTGTGGTAGTGAATGTGATGAGGGGAGGGCCTGGGCTTGGTGGAATTGAGGCCTCTCAGGGGGATTATTTTCAGGCAGTAAAGGCCCCGGGGCATGGAGATGGCCGTTTTCTCGTCTTAGCTCCCTATACCTGTGCCGAGGCCTATGAGCTTACTGCTAAGGCCTTTGAGCTTGCGGATAAATATCGCAATCCTGTTATGATTCTTTCTGATGCTATTCTTGGACAGATGAAGGAACCTCTGGAGGTGAAACCCTTAAAAATTAAAAACTTTGCCAAAGAAGATTGGGCCTTAACAGGGGCTAAAGATAGACCCTCGCGCACCATAAAGAGCCTCTTCCTTGATTCTAAGGAGCTTGCAGAAAGGAATCTAAAATTGAAGAAAAAATATAAGGCTATGGAGAGAGAAATTCGCTTTGAAATACTCTCTGAGGGCCAGGAAGAGCTTATGGTAATAGCCTTTGGCTCCATAGCCAGAATTTGTAAAGAGGCTGTTCTTAATCTGAGAAGTAAAGGCTATGGGATTTCCTTTTTTAGACCTGTAACTCTTTTTCCCTTTCCTAAAAAGGCCCTTTGTTCTGCTCTTGATAGCAATGAGAAAAAAATAAAAGTGCTTGTATTTGAGCTTAATTGCGGGCAGATGGTTGAAGATGTAGCCAGTGCCCTCTGTGGAAGGGCAGAAGTCCTTTCCAGATTTTATCCTCCCAGTGTTTTACCTTTTCCAGAAGACATAGAAAGGGAGATTAAAAAGTGCCTGAACTCTTTAAATTTCCCCAAAGTTTAA
- a CDS encoding thiamine pyrophosphate-dependent enzyme, producing the protein MPELFKFPQSLKKTLFHYCPGCHHSIIHRLLCEVIDELEIRDKTVGLASIGCACFLYFYIDVDIIEAPHGRSCSAGTGIKRARPDLVVFTYQGDGDFAAIGLGDSLHAGSRGEKITAIMINNTVYGMTGGQVSPTTLPMQKTTTTPSGRDPSKEGYPLKVAEILAGFEGVAFCARVAVNTPQRVLQAKKALKKAFLAQIEERGFGYIEFLSACPVNWKMDPLSATRHIDKLAEVFPLKIFKDFE; encoded by the coding sequence GTGCCTGAACTCTTTAAATTTCCCCAAAGTTTAAAAAAGACGCTTTTTCACTATTGCCCGGGTTGTCATCATAGTATTATTCATAGGCTCCTTTGTGAAGTGATTGACGAGCTTGAGATAAGAGATAAAACAGTTGGTCTTGCCTCAATTGGATGCGCCTGTTTTCTCTATTTTTATATAGATGTTGATATTATTGAGGCCCCTCATGGTAGATCTTGCTCAGCTGGAACAGGAATAAAAAGGGCAAGGCCAGATCTTGTAGTTTTTACCTATCAAGGAGATGGAGACTTTGCAGCTATAGGCCTTGGGGATAGCCTCCATGCTGGATCTCGGGGTGAGAAAATTACAGCTATCATGATAAACAACACAGTCTACGGGATGACCGGGGGGCAGGTTTCTCCCACAACCCTTCCCATGCAGAAAACTACAACGACCCCCTCAGGAAGAGATCCTTCTAAAGAGGGCTATCCTCTGAAGGTTGCTGAGATTCTGGCAGGCTTTGAGGGAGTCGCCTTTTGTGCAAGAGTGGCTGTTAATACTCCACAGAGGGTGCTACAGGCCAAAAAGGCCCTTAAAAAGGCCTTTCTTGCGCAGATTGAGGAAAGGGGCTTTGGTTACATAGAGTTTCTTTCTGCCTGTCCTGTCAATTGGAAGATGGACCCCCTTTCCGCAACCAGGCACATTGATAAACTGGCTGAGGTTTTTCCCCTTAAAATCTTCAAAGACTTTGAATAG
- a CDS encoding 2-oxoacid:acceptor oxidoreductase family protein — translation MRLEIILSGFGGQGILFAGNLLALAGMYQGYNVSFLPVYGPEMRGGTCHCTVIISDKEIASPLVLEPGYLIILNLPSFLKFLPRLKKRGLALVNGDLVKSEEIENYSELIKGKKIVSLPLNTLAEEVGASMSLNLCALGAFNGLLEIIPEKIFKKALRDMLGKGKAHLFEPNLKAYLRGFEEVKKLHRT, via the coding sequence TTGAGGCTTGAAATAATTTTGTCAGGCTTTGGAGGCCAGGGCATACTTTTTGCTGGAAATCTTCTTGCTCTTGCGGGTATGTATCAGGGCTATAATGTTAGTTTTTTACCGGTCTACGGCCCAGAGATGAGAGGGGGAACCTGCCATTGCACGGTTATTATTTCTGATAAAGAGATTGCTTCCCCGTTGGTGCTTGAGCCAGGTTATTTGATTATATTAAATCTTCCATCCTTTTTAAAGTTTCTCCCCAGATTGAAAAAGAGAGGGCTTGCCCTGGTAAATGGGGATCTCGTTAAATCTGAAGAGATTGAGAATTACTCAGAACTGATAAAAGGGAAAAAGATTGTTTCTCTGCCTTTAAACACCCTGGCAGAAGAGGTTGGTGCTTCCATGTCATTAAATCTCTGCGCCCTGGGAGCTTTTAATGGTCTTCTTGAAATCATTCCAGAAAAAATTTTTAAAAAAGCTCTGCGAGATATGCTTGGGAAAGGTAAAGCCCATCTTTTTGAGCCTAATCTCAAGGCTTATTTAAGAGGCTTTGAAGAGGTAAAAAAATTGCATAGAACTTAA
- the dtd gene encoding D-aminoacyl-tRNA deacylase, with protein MKAVIQRVKFARVLIEGKVFSEIGRGLLALVCAERGDDENVLSWIAEKLVNLRIFPDADGKFNLNVKDISGEILLVSNFTICGQLKKGTRPSFHLSEEPELAKALLEKLAEKIRKKGVPLKEGVFGAHMEIELVNDGPVTIYLEKINPAYLID; from the coding sequence ATGAAAGCAGTTATTCAGAGAGTAAAATTTGCCAGGGTTTTAATAGAGGGAAAGGTTTTTTCTGAAATAGGAAGAGGCCTTCTTGCCCTGGTTTGTGCAGAAAGGGGTGATGACGAAAATGTGCTTTCCTGGATAGCTGAAAAGCTGGTTAATTTGAGAATATTTCCCGATGCTGATGGTAAATTTAATCTCAATGTGAAAGATATCTCTGGAGAAATTCTTCTTGTCTCCAATTTCACGATCTGTGGACAATTGAAAAAGGGGACAAGGCCAAGTTTTCATCTCTCTGAAGAGCCTGAGCTGGCAAAGGCCTTGCTTGAAAAACTTGCGGAAAAGATAAGAAAAAAGGGGGTGCCACTAAAGGAAGGGGTCTTTGGAGCTCATATGGAAATAGAACTTGTAAATGATGGACCAGTGACTATCTATTTAGAAAAGATCAATCCAGCCTATCTAATTGATTAG
- a CDS encoding Rpn family recombination-promoting nuclease/putative transposase: protein MSKKKPPIPYDLFAKAFLKDPENLKGFLSTFLPDHIKTHLDLDSLKIIPEEQVSLSRKKREIPDLVAEVNLLSEGKPSTKAHLYILIEHKSAPDKRIYLQILNYITALNERSFKEGKGYVPVLPLVFYEGDKPWEYPERIEEIFSVPEGLKGELFKLHVVDLKRVEDEKILRVFDILAGLGCYLYLMKAEALEFDEIIEVITRATERLVAIGEKGRWEMGFLIEIAVIKSGVDEEVIWFNILDSCEEEGVKMELKSFWDKVGEKFYKQGIEQGKYQGLIQNARELVLEAIEVKLGYVPEEVRERVVREEDRGVLKEWLRKIILAKSSEDIFQLFEN from the coding sequence ATGTCAAAGAAGAAACCTCCCATTCCCTATGACCTTTTTGCCAAGGCCTTCCTCAAAGACCCTGAAAACTTAAAAGGCTTCCTCTCAACCTTCCTCCCTGATCACATTAAAACTCATCTTGACCTTGACTCCCTTAAAATTATCCCTGAAGAACAGGTTTCTCTCTCAAGAAAAAAGCGAGAAATCCCAGATCTTGTTGCAGAGGTTAATCTCCTTAGTGAAGGTAAACCTTCAACCAAAGCCCATCTCTACATCCTTATTGAGCACAAAAGTGCACCTGATAAAAGAATTTACCTTCAGATTTTAAATTACATAACCGCTTTAAATGAGAGGTCTTTCAAGGAGGGGAAGGGGTATGTGCCTGTTTTACCTCTTGTGTTTTATGAAGGGGATAAGCCCTGGGAGTATCCTGAAAGGATAGAGGAGATATTTTCAGTGCCAGAGGGGTTAAAGGGGGAACTTTTTAAGCTTCATGTGGTAGATTTAAAGAGGGTAGAGGATGAGAAGATTTTGAGGGTATTTGATATTTTAGCAGGGCTTGGGTGTTATCTTTATTTAATGAAGGCGGAAGCACTGGAATTTGATGAGATAATTGAAGTTATTACAAGGGCGACAGAGAGATTAGTAGCAATAGGGGAGAAAGGAAGATGGGAGATGGGGTTTTTGATAGAGATAGCAGTAATAAAGAGTGGGGTTGACGAGGAGGTAATCTGGTTTAATATATTAGATAGTTGTGAAGAAGAGGGGGTAAAGATGGAGTTAAAGAGCTTTTGGGATAAAGTGGGAGAGAAGTTTTATAAGCAGGGTATTGAGCAGGGGAAATATCAGGGGTTAATACAGAATGCAAGGGAGCTTGTGCTTGAGGCCATAGAGGTGAAGCTTGGGTATGTGCCGGAGGAAGTGAGGGAGAGGGTGGTAAGGGAAGAGGATAGAGGAGTTCTCAAGGAGTGGCTGAGGAAAATAATTCTTGCGAAGAGCTCTGAAGATATCTTTCAACTTTTTGAAAATTGA
- the rplM gene encoding 50S ribosomal protein L13, which produces MPSFLTPQTPWVKKEEVKRNWYLIDAKDKVLGRLASQLAYMLQGKHRADYSPHVDQGDFFVIINADKVKLTGKKLDQKTYWRHSGYMGGLKLETARELLQKKPEELILLAVKRMLPRNRMRNKLLKKIKVYAGEVHPHQAQNPQPMEF; this is translated from the coding sequence ATGCCTTCTTTCTTAACTCCACAAACTCCTTGGGTAAAAAAGGAGGAGGTCAAGAGAAACTGGTATTTGATTGATGCCAAGGATAAGGTTCTGGGAAGACTTGCTTCTCAACTTGCTTATATGCTTCAGGGTAAGCACAGGGCTGATTATTCTCCTCATGTAGATCAAGGAGATTTCTTTGTTATCATCAATGCGGACAAAGTTAAGCTAACTGGTAAAAAACTTGACCAGAAGACCTATTGGAGACATAGCGGCTATATGGGTGGTCTTAAACTTGAGACTGCAAGAGAGCTTCTCCAAAAAAAGCCTGAGGAGCTTATTTTACTTGCAGTAAAAAGAATGCTACCCAGAAATCGTATGAGAAATAAACTTCTTAAAAAGATAAAGGTTTATGCCGGGGAGGTTCATCCCCATCAAGCTCAAAATCCTCAACCCATGGAATTTTAA
- the rpsI gene encoding 30S ribosomal protein S9, which translates to MNSLYATGKRKTSVARVWLLPGEGEILVNEKPFSEYFKDHLVAEDVIFGPFRVANLLGKFNVKCTVEGGGKSAQAEAIRHGIARALVEYNPELKPLLRKAGFITRDPREKERKKYGLRGARRGQQYSKR; encoded by the coding sequence ATGAATAGCTTATATGCCACCGGAAAGAGAAAGACTTCAGTAGCAAGAGTCTGGCTTTTACCAGGCGAGGGAGAGATTCTGGTAAATGAAAAGCCCTTTTCAGAGTATTTTAAGGATCACCTTGTTGCAGAGGATGTAATTTTTGGACCTTTTAGGGTTGCTAATTTACTGGGCAAGTTTAATGTGAAATGCACTGTTGAAGGTGGAGGAAAATCTGCTCAGGCTGAAGCCATTCGCCATGGCATCGCCAGAGCCTTAGTAGAATATAATCCAGAGCTTAAACCCCTTTTAAGAAAAGCAGGCTTCATTACTCGGGACCCCAGAGAAAAAGAGAGAAAAAAATATGGCCTTCGGGGAGCCAGAAGGGGTCAGCAATACTCCAAGCGTTAG
- the argC gene encoding N-acetyl-gamma-glutamyl-phosphate reductase — MISVAIVGASGYTGLELLRLLSYHPEVEVTTITSRELAGKCLSEVYGFSGKFASLIFEEPDPEVICKKAQAVFLCLPAGKSQEMARIFLENDLKVIDLSADFRFKNLEVYQKTYKIEHKFPELAQKAVYGLPEIYGEEIKEASLIGNPGCYPTSVLIPLIPLLMEGLIEKEEIIVDSKSGTSGAGRKAENYYSFCEVNEDFKAYKVADHRHTPEMEEKLSQFAGTSIRLIFTPHLLPVNRGIFSTIYVKFRASLNRVYEYLRDFYKDKPFVEVLSLGRYPRISEVRGTNFCKFSLFEDKERGRGIILSVIDNLVKGASGQAIQNLNLIMGLPEDLGLPKSPLFV, encoded by the coding sequence GTGATCTCTGTTGCTATAGTTGGGGCAAGTGGTTATACTGGGCTTGAACTGCTCAGGCTTTTAAGTTACCATCCTGAAGTAGAAGTAACCACTATTACCTCAAGGGAACTTGCTGGAAAATGTCTATCCGAGGTCTATGGCTTTTCAGGAAAGTTTGCCTCCTTAATCTTTGAAGAACCAGACCCAGAAGTTATATGCAAAAAGGCTCAGGCAGTTTTTTTATGCCTTCCTGCAGGAAAATCTCAGGAAATGGCAAGAATCTTTCTTGAAAATGATCTAAAAGTTATTGATTTATCAGCAGATTTTCGTTTTAAAAATCTTGAGGTCTATCAGAAAACTTATAAAATTGAGCATAAATTTCCGGAACTTGCTCAAAAGGCAGTTTATGGTCTTCCTGAGATCTATGGGGAAGAGATAAAAGAGGCAAGCTTAATTGGTAATCCCGGTTGCTATCCTACATCTGTGCTTATCCCCCTTATCCCTCTGTTAATGGAGGGGCTAATTGAAAAGGAAGAAATTATTGTTGACTCTAAAAGTGGAACCTCTGGAGCAGGTAGAAAAGCAGAGAACTATTACAGTTTTTGTGAGGTAAATGAAGATTTTAAGGCCTATAAAGTGGCTGATCATAGACACACCCCTGAAATGGAGGAAAAACTCTCTCAATTCGCTGGGACATCTATTAGGCTTATCTTTACCCCGCATTTATTACCAGTAAATCGAGGAATTTTTTCTACTATTTATGTAAAATTCAGGGCCTCCCTCAATAGGGTTTATGAATACCTCAGAGATTTTTACAAAGATAAACCCTTTGTTGAGGTCCTGTCTCTTGGTAGATATCCCCGCATATCTGAGGTTAGGGGAACTAATTTCTGTAAGTTTTCCCTTTTTGAAGATAAAGAAAGGGGTAGGGGGATTATCCTTTCAGTAATTGATAATCTTGTTAAAGGGGCAAGTGGCCAGGCAATTCAGAATTTAAACCTTATAATGGGCTTGCCTGAAGACTTAGGTCTTCCAAAAAGTCCCCTTTTTGTGTAA
- the truA gene encoding tRNA pseudouridine(38-40) synthase TruA, with product MSEPLVRNIRLFIAYDGTNYLGFQIQPKGPTIQGILQDILSQVLGHKVKIRSAGRTDAGVHALCQVAHFLTTSDKPLEVIFRALSGLLPRDISVWQIEEVDFKFHPQRDALKKTYQYNIYNYFVRNPLLRLYSYWVPEPLNISAMQACLPEIIGTKDFASFRKSGTDIKTTVRTIYSAELKWSDTFNHLLVFEITGQGFMRYMVRNLVGALLEVGRGKMSLEEFKEVLEAKDRRVAPPPAPPQGLILKHIEYKEIKIIDRYPPYQVQL from the coding sequence ATGAGTGAACCATTGGTTAGAAATATAAGACTTTTTATAGCTTATGATGGAACTAATTATCTTGGTTTTCAGATTCAACCCAAGGGTCCAACCATTCAGGGTATTTTACAAGATATATTAAGTCAGGTTCTGGGGCACAAGGTAAAGATTCGTTCTGCAGGAAGAACTGATGCTGGAGTGCATGCCCTTTGTCAGGTGGCTCATTTTTTAACCACCTCTGACAAACCATTGGAGGTTATCTTCAGGGCCTTAAGTGGCCTTTTACCTCGGGATATTTCAGTTTGGCAGATAGAGGAAGTGGATTTTAAATTTCATCCCCAGAGGGATGCCCTTAAAAAGACTTATCAATATAATATTTACAACTACTTTGTGAGAAATCCCCTGTTAAGACTCTATTCTTACTGGGTGCCAGAGCCCCTTAATATTTCAGCCATGCAGGCTTGCCTCCCTGAAATTATTGGCACAAAGGATTTTGCAAGTTTTCGTAAATCCGGGACAGACATAAAAACCACTGTCAGAACCATCTATTCAGCGGAGCTTAAGTGGTCAGATACCTTCAACCATCTCCTTGTCTTTGAGATAACTGGCCAGGGTTTTATGCGCTACATGGTAAGGAATCTTGTAGGGGCTCTCCTTGAGGTAGGCAGAGGTAAAATGAGTCTTGAGGAGTTTAAAGAGGTTTTAGAAGCAAAGGACAGGAGAGTTGCCCCACCTCCAGCGCCACCTCAGGGATTAATTTTAAAGCACATTGAATATAAAGAGATTAAAATTATAGATCGTTATCCCCCATATCAAGTCCAGTTATGA
- a CDS encoding pyridoxal phosphate-dependent aminotransferase — protein sequence MIKLSERVKALKPSATLAVDAKAKALKEQGVDVINLSAGEPDFDTPEPIKEACIKALKEGITKYAPTPGFLSLRKAICQKIYEDYALEYQPDEVIVSTGAKQAIFNLLLALVDEGDEVLVLSPYWVSYPEMVVCAGGRPKIVPSSFEKRFEPELEIIESTITPKTVGIIVNSPSNPTGLIYTGDFWKGLAELIEKHNLWLISDDIYDKLRFDEASPENILSYAPELKSRVFIVNGVSKTYAMTGWRIGWALGPKEVISACVKIQGQSTSHATSFAQKGAEAALKTPAEEINKMVKAFAKRASVLSSALQEIPEIDFIPPQGAFYLFARVSAYYGKKTHEGKVIQNSIDMAEYLLDRAQVAVVPGVAFGEDEFLRFSYATSEENLLKAVKRIKEALNALT from the coding sequence ATGATTAAACTTTCTGAAAGGGTAAAAGCCTTAAAGCCTTCTGCAACTCTGGCAGTAGATGCCAAGGCTAAGGCCTTGAAAGAGCAAGGAGTAGATGTCATTAATCTTTCCGCAGGGGAGCCAGATTTTGATACCCCTGAGCCAATTAAAGAGGCTTGTATAAAGGCTTTGAAAGAGGGGATTACCAAGTATGCCCCAACACCGGGTTTTTTGAGCCTAAGAAAGGCCATTTGCCAAAAAATTTATGAAGATTATGCCCTTGAGTATCAGCCTGATGAGGTGATCGTATCAACAGGAGCTAAACAGGCTATTTTTAATCTCCTTCTGGCTCTTGTTGATGAGGGAGATGAGGTGCTTGTCCTTTCACCCTATTGGGTTTCCTATCCAGAGATGGTGGTTTGTGCAGGAGGTCGGCCAAAGATAGTGCCCTCAAGTTTTGAAAAACGATTTGAGCCTGAACTTGAGATAATTGAATCCACTATTACCCCTAAAACAGTTGGAATAATAGTAAATAGTCCCTCCAACCCAACAGGCTTGATTTATACAGGGGATTTCTGGAAGGGACTTGCAGAACTTATTGAAAAACATAACCTCTGGCTAATAAGTGATGATATTTATGATAAATTGAGATTTGATGAGGCATCTCCTGAAAATATTTTAAGTTATGCTCCAGAGCTTAAAAGCAGGGTTTTTATTGTGAATGGTGTTTCAAAGACCTATGCTATGACAGGCTGGAGAATAGGCTGGGCCCTTGGTCCAAAGGAAGTAATTTCAGCCTGCGTAAAAATTCAAGGCCAGAGTACAAGTCATGCTACCTCTTTTGCCCAGAAGGGAGCAGAAGCAGCTCTTAAAACCCCTGCAGAGGAGATTAATAAGATGGTAAAGGCCTTTGCAAAAAGGGCTTCAGTTTTGAGCTCTGCTCTGCAGGAAATCCCTGAAATAGATTTTATACCCCCTCAAGGGGCCTTTTATCTTTTTGCCAGGGTCTCTGCCTATTATGGAAAAAAGACCCATGAAGGTAAGGTTATTCAAAATTCCATAGATATGGCGGAATATTTACTTGATAGGGCTCAGGTAGCAGTGGTTCCAGGGGTTGCCTTTGGAGAAGATGAATTTTTACGATTTTCCTATGCTACCTCTGAGGAAAATTTACTAAAAGCGGTAAAACGGATAAAGGAGGCTCTAAATGCCCTGACCTAA
- a CDS encoding glycine zipper 2TM domain-containing protein, protein MLKNLNRLWGSLLIFLLAVSLFTGCTPDLNQRTKEGATVGAVAGGVLGVLFDKNNRWRGAVLGSAIGAVIGGTASYIMDRASHDSAKTRKSVTYESEDRVQKVYAQPVKSEGQCEWVKVQYYEYGKLVKEETRRVCP, encoded by the coding sequence ATGCTGAAAAATCTTAACAGACTTTGGGGGTCTTTACTAATTTTTCTTTTAGCTGTAAGCCTTTTTACAGGATGCACCCCTGATCTTAACCAGAGGACCAAAGAGGGAGCAACTGTTGGGGCTGTTGCAGGAGGTGTCCTGGGTGTTCTTTTTGACAAAAATAATCGCTGGAGAGGAGCAGTCCTTGGTTCTGCTATTGGAGCTGTTATTGGAGGAACTGCTTCTTATATTATGGACAGAGCAAGTCACGATTCAGCAAAAACCAGAAAATCCGTTACCTATGAAAGTGAAGATAGAGTTCAAAAGGTCTATGCCCAGCCAGTTAAATCAGAAGGACAATGTGAGTGGGTAAAGGTCCAGTATTACGAGTATGGTAAATTAGTTAAAGAGGAAACAAGGAGGGTTTGCCCTTAG
- a CDS encoding LolA family protein, producing MVFVLALLLVLASPFKELKAQSVEEVLEKIQHFYSQTQTLRGSFSQETIFPNGNKENRSGKIWMKKPGLFRWEYNTPEKFIIISDSRNIYVYYPEENQAFVYPSGKALSSQLALGFMSGRGNLRKDLKLESFKVLDEGLWQLNFLPAYQDSQVEKISLRVNLANGEVQELLLHYFSGERVRITFKSLEYNLDIPDRVFKFTPPKNVKIN from the coding sequence ATGGTGTTCGTCCTCGCCCTGTTATTGGTCCTCGCAAGCCCCTTTAAAGAGCTAAAGGCTCAGTCTGTTGAGGAGGTCCTTGAAAAAATTCAGCACTTTTACAGCCAAACCCAGACCCTCCGGGGATCCTTCTCTCAGGAAACTATTTTTCCCAATGGCAATAAAGAGAATCGCTCAGGAAAAATCTGGATGAAAAAACCTGGTCTTTTTCGCTGGGAATATAATACCCCTGAAAAATTCATAATCATTTCTGATAGCAGAAACATCTATGTATATTATCCTGAAGAAAATCAGGCCTTTGTCTATCCTAGTGGTAAGGCCCTATCCTCTCAACTTGCCCTTGGTTTTATGAGTGGAAGGGGAAACTTGCGTAAAGATTTAAAACTTGAAAGCTTTAAGGTCCTTGATGAAGGGTTGTGGCAGTTAAATTTTCTCCCCGCATATCAGGATAGCCAGGTAGAAAAGATCTCCCTTCGCGTAAATCTTGCAAATGGAGAGGTTCAGGAGCTTTTACTTCATTACTTTTCAGGTGAAAGGGTCAGAATTACCTTTAAGAGCTTAGAATACAATCTGGACATCCCAGATAGAGTTTTTAAATTTACACCACCCAAAAATGTTAAAATTAATTAA